Genomic window (Helianthus annuus cultivar XRQ/B chromosome 3, HanXRQr2.0-SUNRISE, whole genome shotgun sequence):
cagcTCTGTGATAGATCTtggcttgtttatgtggaaatcggttagatccgagctattcatggtggatagaggccaaaacatgatgttcttgaagaacaccatgatgacatcatcttagaatgcttagatcttgatgatttcacgattagaaatcaagatttgaaagatagaaaggtgtaggagtgtgcattgatcaagaaagtacaagatttaggatgaaaacttaccaaaatcggaagaaatctgagaaaagatgaggagcacgagctggttggttagagagtttccaaaagtggaaagaatgacaatgacagccctatttataggctccaaaagaggaaagggctggccgatcggccaggcatcccgatcggacagcctgctcgatcggacagtccgtccgatcggctgggctgttcgatcggctgacagcctgatcgatcaacagcctggtttgagtgttcggtgcgatgatttctgacatttcgatttcgattgaagacggttcgagtacgatagagtttcctattcaaattactttctgTCCCAATCACTATATTTGACATATAATCATCTACATCTTGCGTAATCTCTTCTCTACCAATTATTATAACTTGATTtcaattgagttcgattgagtttcaattttcgattcgattcgattggTTCGATTGCACcacaatacataaagtaaacatgcacaagtaacacataaggcacacacacacgtataacaacaaccaaagttcgcgtaaatCGAGATTCCAGTTCGATGATGGTTCGattggtttgattactgattagttaactttatcgcattgttacttcctactattcacagtcgtaaatcggttcgcgtcgataaaACATTCGATTAGTTCGAttcttgattaacaacacttactccacataatacaaagaAAActtaaaatagactatttacagtcaaagaagtcaaagttgacttggactttgactttgactttgacattcgaaaacacggggtatTAGAGTACCCAGTCGACCAAATAATCCAGTATTCCTCCCACCTGCAACTTGCATGAGGAAACAacactggactgggggacttgaaggggtatggtcccagatctcgcaccAAAGCGGTCGCGAATGACCATAACCCTTATCAAATACTCCCATCAACAAGGACTTATCTGCGTCCATGCGGGCATGCGCAAACGCGGTTAACTGTTCCAATCGGTCTAGTGATGAGAAGACTTACCATGTGTATGAAAACGGCTTTTTTTGTCATGACAAGGGATGCGGTAACAACCGCAGTTACCACACATAGCGATGCGGCTAAGCACCGCATCCTATTGATACTTTCGTCAAGACAGGGGACACGGAAACAATCGCGGTTACCGCACATAGCGATGTGGCCCAACACTGCATCCTATTGGCGACGCAAGGGGGATTGACACTTTGACTTAAGTGTCCAAAACAGCAAGTGGCACTGACAGCAGTCACATGTCTAGCCCACATGTATGCAACGCTGGCGGGCAGTCTGACAACCACAGCAAGACGTGGCGTCACCTCCATGACCTACGCGCCTGACATATCTGCAAAGGGCCACGCGTTGTCAGTCTAGCCACTCAATTACCCTCATTCACTCTTCGGCTATATATACCCATCTCGGATcaggtttgaggtatcgcttATCTGCTCTCTCTTACACTTACTACTAACACACACTTTGCTCTCAATATACTGATTCTCATGCCGGAGAgcggtaacaaggagcaccccccaccacatcctccttgttacgagtcacggtgtgtttcctTGTGTAGGAGACAGGTCAGCAGACGATCCGGACgccgatcctcggaaagaagggattaaccctacttgacgagaccaacGAATTAGCCTCCCCGGTTAACCACTATATCATCAGGTATGTAAGTTAATCATTGGTAAAAGATAACTAAACTTGTTGTTCTTTTTATGTTTTGCCAAAAGTGTTGGTGCAAGCCTGTAAGGGAATGAAAGAACATCTTTTGCTTACATGAAGGCAGCATGTCAACCCACATTTGAAATTAAGGGAGACAAAATATAGTAGAAAAGTGATGGACCATCCGAAAAAGCAAACCAACCGGTGTAGCCGGTTTAAGATTCAAACGATTTTGTTCACAACAAGTTTTTCACGGTTTGGTTATGTCTGGAACTTGAAACCAACCGTTTGACTTTTGTTATGATTAAATTGAGGATGTATTCACAAATTGGGGTGCAAACAAGCCGAGCCCAAACTTaatcaggctcgagctcgagttcgtttaacatatgaaagctcgagcttggctcgaaggtaattttttaagctcgagctcggctcgggctcgacttgTTTAGTATTAATtagttaatttatattaattataattattattatacatataagttagttattttttatatttatataaatggtaattattattatgtatatgtttaatatattaataaaaaatatataaacagaaagctcgtttaggctcgcgagccagCTCGAGCTTGATAAGCGAAGcttgggctcgggctcgtttactaaataagcttgtttttaggctcgggctcgggctcgagctcgtttaagcttggatcgttcgagctttttttcgagccaagctcgagtagctcggctcgtttgcactaTTCACAAACCATAGAACGAAACTTCCCTTACAGAGGCTACATCATTGAGATCGAGTCTAATATACATTAATATTCATGAATCAAGTAtgcgtagttttttttttttttttttgaacggggAAAGTTTATTAGAAAAGACCTTAGCAAACAGCTAGGagaaagaaaacaagaaaaaaaattacataacatGGAGGGGGATGATAAATCCACTCGCTCTAAGTAATCTTACATCTACGCTCTCTATTACTATACCAATACGAAACATGTAAAATATCTTTATAAAGAGTGGAATGTCCTTGACTTTTCTTATCAAACACCACCTTGTTCCTAATTCTCCACAAAATCCACCAAAGAACAAATATAATTGAACCGATCAACTTCTTTTTGTGCTTAAGAATTCTAAGGTTAAGAAGCCACTCCATCACTTGAGAAGTATTAAAAGACTCCGGAATTGGGAGACCCAACCAAGTTCCACAATCTCTTAGCCACATCGCAAGAACCCACCAAATGCTCAATGGATTCATTAACTTTTAAACACAACGGACATAATAAGGAAGGAATATCTATACCTTTAGCCTATTAAGAAGAATTCTCCATGCACATATGTTGCCTTTCATAGGAATGCATTTGAACCAAATTGTAGGTGTATCTCCTGTAAGGAGAATAAATTCATCAATCATAGAACGAACCCCTTTAACTGAAAATTCTTCCATGCTTCCACAATTCCATATCCAAGTATCTAGCTTTGTAGAAAGCATAATTGATCCCAAATGCAACGAAAAACATCTCAACTGATTCTCTTTGACACCACCTCTCAGATGTCTTCTCCATTCCCACCGATGACCGCCTAATCGATCCTTAATCAAACAATCTTTATTAGTCTCCAACTTGTATAAATGATACTTGGAATTCTATAATAGTCTGGATGGAGCAGAACTCTAATACCAAGAAACCAGAACATATTGTTTGCAAACTGCTCATAGCTGCTTCAACGTATTTTATATGGCAAGAAAGAAACAATCGTTTATTTTCCCAAAACCATCGCAGTGCTTCCATGGTGTCTCATGTGATCATAAATATTGTTCGTCTCAGATTGATGGCATTTAAATTCAGAAGGGAATCGAAGTACACAAGGCTATTAGAGAAATGGAAGATTCCTACGAAGAACATGGAGAATGACCCGGGCTGATTTTGTTTTTAGTTGTTTAATTGGTTCTTGAATGTTTGTCTATGGCTTTTTTTGGCTGTTTGTTTGGGTCTTGTTGTTTAGTTTTTGTTTGGATGgtcctagtcttggtatgccaagtctagttTTGTGTGTGACATTCTGTCACACTCTTGTACTTATttgttgatttataaaattcaccggggtaaccctttacccaaaaaaaaacttGTATAAACGTGGGTAAATTATCGACAAACGGTGATCACTCTGCCACAAATCTTCCCAAAAACGTTGGATTCAAATGAGGTCCTCACCACTTGTATGCTATTGAATTTGATTTGAAATCTAATTTCCATAATCTAGCctctatttcttgttttctttaGATAAAGGGCATCACCCGACATACTATATAAATAAAGAAACAACGTAACTCCTTGTTATCCCAAAAACAGGCTTTGGAGGACCAAAAGTAAGAAATCATAAAACCTTTCTAGGATTACAAAAGTATCTAGACCTATTGAGAAACTTGTATAATTACCAGACCATCTATGAGACCACCCGTAAcgggggtttttttttttttcaaaaatcgcccCAATCACGCCGGATTTCGCCCTTGGACCGCCCCCTGGGCGTGTTTGCTCGAAAACTTTGTTTTGGCGTGGTTTAAATCACGCGATTTGGGCGATGAATTGACCAATAAGAAGCACATGCAACGGTCACAAGCaacggttatatatatatatatatatatatatatatatatatatatatttcctttTCTCACCTATATATAAATACACACTTCCattccatttttttttcaaacataaacCTCAACAATCTCAAATATtcaaccatttttataaaaaataatgggTTCCCCTAGTTCCTCGTCCATCGCAAATTATTACTTTAGAGAGTTTTTAGCGGATGACGGTGAATCCACCGATGAGGAGGtcgagcaagaggcggttacgagtgcTGGTCAAATAGAGGTGAGATATGTGAAGCATTGTCGCCACCCCGAACGTGAAGTTAAAACAAGAGATTATTTTGAACAAGACCGACGCGCGGCAGACGATCGGTTGATGAAAGATTATTTCGATGAGGCGCCAACATTTCCGAACCCAGAAGTTTTTAGGCGTCGTTTCCGAATGTGTAAGCGTTTGTTTCTACGCATCCTCGACGACTTGGAAAGCAACTAcaattattttaaacaaaaagcggATGCGAAAGGGACACTTGGATTCACCGGTATTCAAAAGTGTACGTCTGCGCTACGAGTCCTTGCTTACAGAAACACGACTGACATCAATGACGAGTATTTAAAAATGGCCAAGAAAACAACGCGAGACACCTTGGAGCATTTTTGTCGCGGTACATTCATTATAAGTATTTTTTTAAGCTTATGTTTGTATACGTTTGTTTTTATAAAGGCATTATAGATTTGTACGGTGCGCGTTATCTGAGAACGCCCACATGGGAAGACCTTCAAAAGATTTACGAGGTACATTCGGCTGAGCATGGTTTGCCTGGTATGATCGGGAGCT
Coding sequences:
- the LOC110931398 gene encoding uncharacterized protein LOC110931398 → MGSPSSSSIANYYFREFLADDGESTDEEVEQEAVTSAGQIEVRYVKHCRHPEREVKTRDYFEQDRRAADDRLMKDYFDEAPTFPNPEVFRRRFRMCKRLFLRILDDLESNYNYFKQKADAKGTLGFTGIQKCTSALRVLAYRNTTDINDEHYRFVRCALSENAHMGRPSKDLRGTFG